Proteins found in one Methanomassiliicoccales archaeon genomic segment:
- a CDS encoding NUDIX hydrolase: protein MNYEISLDIELSKNGKLILNAPRARLLEAIKSHGSFRKAISALGLEESEALNTIASIQEANGQGSILCSEGKELVLSSCGLRLLMDYHGHLAWAREHLQRRFRNPILTVDGILLLKEGLVLVRRGKEPFKGWLALPGGIVEYGETVEEAVKREIREETGLEVEPIRLIGAYSRPGRDPRGHFITLAFELRSISGSLKAGDDAQDVVVIPIEKIDSLAFDHLEILHDFLRRARKLSNDS from the coding sequence ATGAATTACGAAATCAGCTTGGACATCGAACTTTCCAAGAACGGCAAGCTAATTTTAAATGCGCCTAGAGCCAGGCTCCTAGAGGCTATTAAATCTCACGGTTCGTTTAGAAAGGCCATTTCAGCTTTGGGACTCGAGGAAAGCGAGGCCTTGAATACCATCGCTTCCATCCAAGAAGCTAATGGCCAGGGGTCGATATTGTGCTCTGAGGGAAAGGAGCTAGTCCTTTCATCATGTGGATTGCGTCTGCTAATGGATTACCACGGGCATCTGGCCTGGGCAAGAGAGCACCTGCAGCGAAGGTTTCGCAATCCGATATTAACCGTGGATGGGATTTTGCTCTTAAAGGAAGGGTTGGTCCTAGTGCGGCGTGGCAAAGAGCCTTTCAAAGGATGGCTTGCCCTTCCAGGAGGCATAGTGGAATATGGGGAGACGGTAGAGGAAGCGGTGAAGCGTGAAATCAGGGAAGAGACGGGCTTGGAAGTCGAACCTATCAGGCTCATAGGTGCCTACTCACGGCCAGGAAGGGACCCCCGAGGCCACTTCATTACCCTGGCATTCGAATTGCGCAGTATTTCCGGGAGCTTGAAAGCTGGTGATGATGCCCAAGATGTTGTGGTGATACCTATAGAGAAGATAGATTCCTTGGCGTTCGATCATCTTGAGATATTACATGATTTTCTGCGGAGAGCAAGAAAGCTTTCGAATGATTCATAA